The sequence below is a genomic window from Actinomycetota bacterium.
CGGCGCGCTGCGCGCCGGAGACATCGGCGCGCACTTCCCCGACACCGACCCGGCCTACGCCGGCGCCGACAGCATGGACCTGCTCGCGCGCGTGGGCGCACTGGTGCGCGAGGCGGGCTGGGCGCTCGCCGATGCCGATTGCGTTCTCGTCCTCGAGCAGCCGAAGGTCTCGCCGTACCGCGACGAGATGCGCGCGCGCATGGCGGCGGCGCTCGGCGTCGACGTCGAGCGCATCGGCGTGAAGGCGACGACGACCGAGGGCCTCGGCGCGACCGGCCGTGGGGAGGGCGTCGCGGCGCAGGCCGTCGTGTTGCTCGAGCGCGGCTGACGGGCAGGTCGCGCCCGCCCGGCGCCCCCGGCGGCCCGCCCGCCGAGTGCTATCCTGTCCGCACTGCTTAGGTGCCCGAACAGGCCGAGGAG
It includes:
- a CDS encoding 2-C-methyl-D-erythritol 2,4-cyclodiphosphate synthase — translated: MGELRIGLGYDVHAFAQGRALVLGGVTVPHDRGLLGHSDADVLAHALMDALLGALRAGDIGAHFPDTDPAYAGADSMDLLARVGALVREAGWALADADCVLVLEQPKVSPYRDEMRARMAAALGVDVERIGVKATTTEGLGATGRGEGVAAQAVVLLERG